In a genomic window of Pontibacter liquoris:
- a CDS encoding carboxypeptidase-like regulatory domain-containing protein, with protein sequence MTKRLIFILSLLLSSLTAWSQVTITGVVVAKVDESPIPGVSIIEKGTSNGTTTDIDGTFSINVTDPNSTLVFSFIGMKTKEYTLKGQRHIVVETKWDCNKDFFDANKIKAYASSGLINTPLGGQIEVATPYLFFGGVIKGSYSYQTNLTQNELQNGHIELSHFISTCDFDMDFKWNYRQVNFNKEFNSNAYSFETDYNFRDLKLIAGYTHLNFDNIEVVGTKTSPGVLIGFGTTLGQPLYPTVVGKVSLYKDNIEYQASVQGGYKGILFFTKFYKLNSFNEVSLGIGTAIGYHIKRLEK encoded by the coding sequence TTGACAAAGCGACTGATTTTCATACTTAGCCTGCTTCTAAGCTCCCTTACTGCTTGGAGTCAAGTGACTATAACAGGGGTAGTCGTTGCCAAAGTTGATGAATCACCTATCCCAGGTGTTAGTATAATTGAGAAAGGCACAAGTAACGGAACTACGACTGACATTGACGGCACGTTTTCGATTAACGTAACAGACCCTAACTCTACTCTTGTTTTCTCCTTCATTGGCATGAAAACAAAAGAGTACACATTGAAGGGACAAAGGCATATAGTTGTTGAAACCAAGTGGGATTGCAACAAAGACTTCTTTGACGCGAATAAGATAAAGGCGTATGCCAGTAGTGGGTTAATCAACACCCCGTTAGGCGGACAAATTGAAGTAGCAACACCTTATCTATTTTTTGGTGGTGTAATCAAAGGTTCTTATAGTTACCAGACCAACTTAACTCAAAACGAACTTCAGAACGGGCACATTGAGTTAAGCCATTTCATTTCTACCTGTGACTTTGACATGGATTTTAAATGGAACTATCGCCAGGTCAACTTCAATAAAGAATTTAACTCCAACGCCTACTCTTTTGAGACAGACTATAACTTTAGGGACCTCAAGCTGATTGCAGGATATACCCACTTGAATTTTGATAATATTGAAGTAGTTGGCACAAAAACTTCACCAGGGGTTTTGATTGGCTTTGGGACCACTTTAGGCCAGCCTCTTTACCCTACAGTCGTTGGAAAGGTATCGTTGTATAAGGACAATATAGAATATCAGGCTTCTGTTCAAGGTGGTTATAAAGGCATTCTTTTTTTCACGAAGTTCTACAAGCTCAATTCTTTTAATGAAGTAAGCTTAGGTATAGGTACAGCAATAGGTTATCATATAAAAAGGCTGGAAAAATAA